The Saprospiraceae bacterium genome includes a window with the following:
- a CDS encoding thiolase family protein has product MNAYIVKGFRSAVGKAKKGGFRNYRSDDLAVEILKHLAAEVPELDFSQVDDVIVGCANPEGEQGLQVGRLIAARAFGQDVPGMTINRYCASGLEAIAIASSKINAGMGHCYIAGGAESMSLIPMTGYKLAPSYQATIDNVNYHVSMGHTAEAVAAKYNITREESDAFSVRSHALAGAAIRDGKFKDEIVPVTVTEVLVENGKRVEKSYVVDTDEGVRADTSIEGLSKLKPAFKANGVVTAGNASQTSDGAAFVLVMSEEMVNKLGLKPIARLVSCAVGGVDPLYMGIGPVVAIPKALKQAGLTLEDIDLIELNEAFAAQALAVIKEAGLNPDIVNVNGGAIALGHPLGCTGAKLSIQIINELQRRNKKYGMVTACVGGGQGIAGIIELLN; this is encoded by the coding sequence ATGAATGCATATATAGTTAAAGGATTCCGTTCAGCAGTTGGGAAAGCTAAAAAAGGCGGATTCAGAAATTACAGATCAGACGATCTAGCCGTTGAAATTTTAAAACACCTTGCTGCAGAAGTACCTGAACTGGACTTTAGTCAGGTAGATGACGTGATTGTCGGATGTGCCAATCCGGAAGGAGAACAGGGATTGCAGGTAGGAAGACTAATTGCTGCCCGGGCTTTCGGACAGGATGTGCCCGGTATGACGATCAACCGTTATTGTGCGTCCGGACTGGAAGCTATCGCTATCGCTTCTTCTAAAATAAATGCCGGAATGGGTCACTGCTACATAGCCGGTGGTGCCGAAAGTATGTCTTTAATACCTATGACAGGTTACAAATTGGCCCCAAGTTATCAGGCCACTATTGATAATGTCAATTACCATGTGAGCATGGGACATACTGCTGAAGCTGTTGCAGCTAAATACAACATCACAAGAGAAGAATCTGATGCATTTTCAGTCAGGTCACACGCATTGGCTGGTGCAGCGATCCGTGATGGAAAATTCAAAGATGAAATAGTTCCTGTCACCGTTACAGAAGTTTTGGTTGAAAACGGGAAAAGAGTAGAAAAAAGTTATGTGGTAGATACCGATGAAGGAGTGAGAGCAGATACAAGTATAGAAGGATTATCCAAACTAAAACCTGCTTTCAAAGCCAACGGCGTTGTCACTGCCGGCAATGCTTCTCAGACATCTGATGGGGCGGCGTTTGTATTGGTTATGAGTGAGGAAATGGTGAATAAATTAGGATTAAAACCAATAGCCAGATTAGTTTCCTGTGCAGTTGGCGGTGTAGATCCGCTTTATATGGGAATTGGCCCTGTCGTTGCTATCCCCAAAGCACTGAAGCAGGCAGGTCTGACGCTTGAAGATATTGACTTGATCGAATTGAATGAAGCATTTGCAGCGCAAGCTTTGGCAGTTATTAAAGAGGCAGGATTGAATCCGGATATCGTCAATGTAAATGGAGGTGCCATTGCACTCGGACACCCGCTCGGATGTACCGGAGCAAAACTCAGTATTCAGATAATCAATGAATTGCAAAGAAGAAATAAAAAATACGGTATGGTCACTGCCTGTGTCGGTGGAGGACAGGGAATAGCAGGTATTATAGAATTACTGAATTAA
- a CDS encoding 3-hydroxyacyl-CoA dehydrogenase/enoyl-CoA hydratase family protein, which yields MSRRIQKAAVIGSGVMGSGIACHLANIGLQVIMLDIVPFDLPDSQKSNKAARNRIVDTALLNAVKSKPAPLYDQSFATRISTGNFEDDIHRISECDWIIEVVVERLDIKQQILEKVDNLRKAGSLVTSNTSGIPIHQLAAGRSDDFRKNFCGTHFFNPARYMALFEVIPHSGTDKDVIDFWMHYGETYLGKKSVLCKDTPAFIANRIGFFTGNKVGELTEKYGLTIEEVDKLTGEPVGWPNTGSYRLLDLVGLDTSVKVTNGVIANCPEDEYVLKLKDRPQPKATKFLLDNNFLGDKSGQGFYKKTDQRDEKGGRIILALDLNTLEYKPSQKPMLNAVGIAKKVELMDKRMKDMAASDEKSGYFIRDLFSGLMAYAANRVPEISDNIYSIDNAMKAGYAWSYGPFEYWDMFGIENAASMARSQGETVPSWIDEMISAGVTSFYKAENGKRLYYDLKTKSYQTIPGSEKTIHLDNFRNQTPVFKNSECILHDIGDGVLCFEFITKSNAIGEGIGQGMAEALRIAENGDWAGIVIGNNAKNFTVGANLMNVAMLAMQKEFDKLEEMVNGFQQINMAMRYAKIPVVTATQGYVFGGGCEMLMHTDAAVCHAESYIGLVEVGVGLIPGGGGTKEFARRASDAFFEGDVQIPTLVDKLKVIATATVATSAYEGYNHGYLLKTRDEVEVNLSNVLSAAKAKVLELAANYTPPISPEITVLGRGGLGTLFTAINEFYLGKFMSAYDVEIAKKLAYVLCGGDLTGQQKVSEQYLLDIEREAFLQLLGNQKTLDRIQYLLMNNKPLRN from the coding sequence ATGTCCAGAAGAATTCAAAAAGCAGCAGTAATCGGTTCAGGGGTTATGGGATCCGGTATAGCTTGTCATCTTGCAAATATCGGCCTTCAGGTCATTATGTTGGACATCGTTCCGTTTGACTTGCCTGATTCGCAAAAATCCAATAAAGCAGCCAGAAACAGAATTGTCGATACAGCACTTCTAAATGCTGTCAAGTCTAAACCTGCTCCGCTGTACGATCAATCGTTTGCCACTCGGATTTCAACAGGGAATTTTGAAGATGATATACATCGTATTTCTGAGTGTGACTGGATCATAGAAGTTGTGGTAGAACGTCTGGATATAAAGCAGCAAATACTTGAAAAAGTAGATAACCTAAGGAAAGCCGGTTCCCTTGTCACGTCCAATACATCCGGAATCCCGATCCATCAGTTGGCAGCGGGGCGAAGCGATGATTTCCGGAAAAATTTCTGTGGTACCCACTTTTTTAATCCGGCCAGGTATATGGCGCTTTTTGAAGTAATCCCGCATAGTGGGACAGACAAAGATGTGATTGATTTCTGGATGCACTATGGTGAAACTTATCTCGGAAAAAAATCAGTTTTATGTAAAGATACACCTGCCTTTATTGCCAACAGAATAGGATTTTTCACCGGAAATAAAGTAGGAGAGCTAACGGAGAAGTACGGTCTAACCATTGAAGAAGTTGATAAATTGACCGGCGAACCAGTCGGATGGCCAAATACCGGAAGTTACCGATTACTGGACCTTGTTGGGCTTGACACCAGCGTCAAAGTAACTAATGGCGTTATCGCAAATTGCCCGGAAGATGAATATGTCTTAAAATTAAAAGACAGGCCACAGCCCAAAGCAACCAAATTCCTTTTAGATAATAACTTCTTAGGAGATAAATCCGGTCAGGGTTTTTACAAAAAAACAGATCAGCGGGATGAAAAAGGCGGAAGAATCATTCTGGCATTAGACCTGAATACGTTGGAATATAAACCATCTCAAAAACCTATGCTGAATGCGGTGGGTATAGCCAAAAAAGTAGAACTGATGGATAAGCGTATGAAAGATATGGCTGCATCGGATGAAAAAAGCGGTTATTTTATCAGAGATCTTTTCAGTGGATTGATGGCTTATGCGGCTAATAGAGTACCGGAAATCAGTGACAACATATATAGCATTGATAATGCTATGAAAGCCGGTTATGCCTGGAGTTACGGCCCTTTTGAATATTGGGACATGTTTGGTATTGAAAATGCTGCTTCGATGGCCCGTTCACAAGGCGAGACAGTACCTTCCTGGATAGATGAAATGATCAGTGCGGGAGTGACTTCTTTTTACAAAGCTGAAAACGGCAAACGCCTTTACTATGATCTGAAAACTAAAAGTTATCAGACTATACCCGGATCAGAAAAAACCATCCATCTCGATAATTTCAGAAACCAGACTCCTGTTTTTAAAAATTCAGAATGTATTCTGCACGATATAGGAGATGGGGTTCTTTGTTTTGAGTTTATCACAAAATCCAATGCTATCGGAGAGGGTATCGGTCAGGGAATGGCAGAAGCACTTCGAATAGCAGAAAATGGCGACTGGGCAGGAATAGTAATTGGAAATAATGCTAAAAACTTTACGGTCGGAGCCAATCTGATGAATGTCGCCATGCTGGCCATGCAAAAGGAATTTGACAAACTGGAAGAAATGGTCAATGGTTTTCAGCAGATCAATATGGCTATGCGATATGCGAAAATACCTGTTGTGACTGCTACACAGGGATATGTATTTGGCGGTGGTTGCGAAATGCTGATGCATACTGACGCAGCCGTTTGTCACGCAGAATCTTATATCGGGCTGGTAGAAGTAGGCGTAGGACTTATCCCGGGTGGTGGTGGTACCAAAGAATTTGCAAGAAGAGCTTCTGATGCTTTTTTTGAAGGGGATGTACAGATACCAACATTAGTGGACAAATTGAAAGTGATTGCAACTGCGACTGTTGCTACATCTGCTTATGAAGGATATAATCACGGCTATTTGCTTAAAACTAGAGATGAAGTGGAAGTAAATCTTTCCAATGTACTCAGTGCGGCCAAAGCCAAGGTTTTAGAACTGGCAGCTAATTATACGCCTCCTATTTCTCCGGAGATTACAGTTTTGGGTCGTGGAGGACTTGGCACTTTGTTCACTGCAATAAATGAGTTTTATCTGGGGAAATTCATGAGTGCTTATGATGTCGAAATAGCTAAAAAACTTGCCTATGTTCTCTGTGGAGGCGATTTGACAGGACAACAGAAAGTATCAGAACAATACCTGCTGGATATCGAAAGGGAAGCATTCCTTCAATTATTGGGGAATCAGAAAACTCTCGACAGAATTCAGTATTTACTGATGAATAATAAGCCATTAAGAAATTAA
- a CDS encoding PQQ-dependent sugar dehydrogenase: MSFSHISSQDTTVIFSPVINTNLSLPIQLTHSGDGSNRVFVAEKGGRIKVFNKNYTLIDTLIFITNMGNANEQGLLSFAFHPNFKNNGYFFVFHTQAITNALIVDRYTISDTDSDKANVASRFPILNIPHPDYTNHNGGEIHFGKDGYLYISTGDGGSGDDPDDNGQDSLALLGKILRIDINSASGPNNYSIPSGNPNPTSPVYCYGLRNPFRWSFDRYTGDMYIGDVGQSAREEINFRAAGEIAGSNFGWDCFEGSLPHPTSAPCLPYANYVAPIYEYATVSNNRSVVGGNVYRGYAYTDLKGWYFAADYFSRNLRKIINNGSSWVVINQLMPASYTGVTDFGETEDGELHMVDMDSHTIYKITAANPKTVYIFTGEGDWMVASNWKSGVVPPDPLPSGSVIVIKPYNNGNCFLHQNRTINPGGDFFLEPGCNFSLGNGATLTLD; this comes from the coding sequence TTGTCCTTTTCACACATTTCTTCGCAGGACACAACTGTTATATTCAGTCCTGTAATCAATACCAATCTTTCATTACCTATTCAATTAACACATTCTGGGGATGGATCCAATCGGGTATTTGTAGCAGAAAAAGGTGGCCGCATTAAAGTCTTTAATAAAAATTACACTTTAATAGATACATTGATTTTCATAACAAATATGGGAAACGCAAATGAGCAGGGGCTGCTATCTTTTGCATTCCACCCAAATTTTAAAAATAATGGCTATTTCTTTGTTTTCCATACACAAGCCATTACAAATGCTTTAATAGTTGACAGATATACAATCAGCGATACCGATTCTGATAAAGCAAATGTGGCTTCCAGATTTCCTATTCTAAATATTCCGCATCCCGATTACACCAACCACAATGGTGGTGAAATACACTTTGGGAAGGATGGCTATCTCTACATATCAACAGGAGATGGGGGTAGTGGTGATGATCCGGATGACAACGGTCAGGATTCACTTGCTCTCTTGGGTAAGATTTTGCGAATAGACATCAATAGTGCTTCAGGTCCCAATAACTATTCAATTCCTTCCGGAAATCCAAATCCTACATCACCTGTATATTGTTATGGTCTAAGGAATCCCTTCAGATGGAGTTTTGACAGATATACCGGAGATATGTATATTGGAGATGTCGGTCAGTCAGCACGTGAAGAAATTAATTTCAGAGCAGCCGGTGAGATTGCAGGAAGTAATTTTGGCTGGGATTGTTTTGAGGGCTCATTGCCTCACCCCACCTCTGCACCTTGCCTTCCATACGCTAATTATGTTGCCCCTATTTATGAATATGCCACTGTATCCAATAACAGATCCGTCGTAGGAGGAAATGTATATAGAGGCTATGCTTATACTGATCTGAAAGGGTGGTATTTTGCTGCGGATTATTTTTCAAGAAATTTACGTAAAATTATTAATAACGGATCATCCTGGGTTGTTATAAACCAACTTATGCCGGCATCCTATACGGGCGTTACAGATTTTGGAGAAACTGAAGATGGAGAGTTGCATATGGTAGATATGGACAGTCACACAATATATAAAATCACTGCTGCCAATCCGAAAACTGTTTATATTTTCACCGGTGAAGGTGACTGGATGGTTGCATCAAATTGGAAAAGTGGTGTAGTACCTCCGGACCCTTTGCCTTCAGGATCTGTAATTGTCATCAAGCCTTATAATAATGGAAATTGTTTCCTCCATCAAAACAGGACTATCAATCCGGGCGGCGATTTTTTCTTAGAGCCGGGTTGCAATTTTTCATTGGGAAATGGAGCAACACTTACTTTGGACTAA
- a CDS encoding SIR2 family protein translates to MASKLESYIIKGLRAYGHSASTFMPSVHLNIKRDINDAKNKLKELKSKEKISLFLGAGISIPYNIPSWNNLLNSVLIKEENLGKNIETSLFNYIKGFNPLISARYLRIKNKISFENGIRNNLYKDLDYALTSPLVNSIIKLAKLPNTVSNIITYNYDDILETSFNKALINFNSIYGPKFEKIDNENINIFHVHGFLPRKGKLNKKANFITLSEDDYHNQYLNLYSWQNLIQIENFQNKHCLFIGTSLSDPNVRRLLDIANSNCHNNKNHYLFKVKYSDKDVENAIKRLRLESETAGLTAVVSEIDDFNKPTNIKYIQELLIKFDDLDTKSLNIKCLWFENHDEWSTFLDDIS, encoded by the coding sequence ATGGCTTCAAAACTTGAATCATATATAATTAAAGGATTAAGAGCGTATGGTCATAGTGCTTCTACATTTATGCCTTCCGTGCATCTTAATATAAAAAGAGATATCAATGATGCAAAGAATAAACTTAAAGAATTAAAATCCAAAGAAAAAATATCATTATTTCTTGGTGCTGGAATATCGATTCCCTATAATATTCCAAGTTGGAATAATTTATTAAACTCTGTCCTGATAAAAGAAGAAAACTTAGGAAAAAATATTGAAACTTCCTTATTCAATTACATTAAAGGGTTTAATCCATTAATATCTGCTAGATATCTCAGAATTAAAAATAAAATATCTTTTGAAAATGGTATAAGAAATAATTTATACAAAGATTTGGACTATGCTTTAACATCACCTCTAGTTAATTCAATAATTAAACTTGCAAAACTACCAAATACAGTTTCTAATATTATTACTTATAATTATGATGACATATTAGAAACTTCATTTAATAAAGCATTGATAAATTTCAATTCTATCTATGGGCCAAAGTTTGAAAAAATTGACAATGAAAACATCAACATTTTTCATGTTCATGGTTTTTTGCCTAGAAAAGGCAAACTAAATAAAAAAGCTAATTTTATAACTTTAAGTGAAGATGACTACCATAATCAATATTTGAATTTATACTCATGGCAGAATTTAATTCAAATTGAAAACTTCCAAAATAAACATTGTCTGTTTATTGGAACTTCATTAAGTGACCCAAATGTTAGAAGATTGTTGGATATTGCAAATTCTAACTGTCATAATAATAAAAATCATTATTTGTTTAAAGTGAAGTACTCAGATAAAGATGTTGAGAATGCAATTAAAAGATTAAGACTAGAAAGTGAAACTGCAGGCCTAACCGCTGTAGTTTCTGAAATTGATGATTTTAATAAACCAACTAACATTAAATATATACAAGAATTATTGATAAAGTTTGATGATCTTGACACTAAGTCATTAAATATTAAGTGTTTGTGGTTTGAAAATCATGATGAGTGGAGCACTTTCTTGGATGATATATCTTAA